A DNA window from Ovis aries strain OAR_USU_Benz2616 breed Rambouillet chromosome 7, ARS-UI_Ramb_v3.0, whole genome shotgun sequence contains the following coding sequences:
- the ZNF770 gene encoding zinc finger protein 770 isoform X1, with translation MMAENNFKMLKIQQCVAANKLPRNRPYICNICFKHFETPSKLARHYLIHTGQKPFECDVCHKTFRQLVHLERHQLTHNLPFKCSICQRHFKNLKTFVKHQQLHDETYQNDVKQVRRLLEAKQEKPVYGMYHTFTPEERWALHPCSKSDPTYSSSKKKKDIHACTICGKMFPSQSKLDRHALIHTGQRPFKCVLCSKSFRQSTHLKIHQLTHSEERPFQCCFCQKGFKIQSKLLKHKQIHTRNKTFQTLSLKVKSSESCSLPNKLNAKQDGFENGNIGESEENNQLDVHSVYIVPFQCPECEECFESEQILNGHKCFPARSGKIPSKLKSSYNYKTIVKKILAKLKRAGGKKLDNFRSDKVFKNTLMKNRDLISGEQRPEQTQRTCLSSLGKHGTYKTVGNKKKTLTLPFSWQKHCQSQNMGKNVKGILTPENMLTMDNPVHKKDISIYGSSGEEFFENCQVLQCGFSVPSGNIHTGHKTCPCDKCEKVFPSVSKLQRHYLIHTGQRPFSCNVCGKSFRQSAHLKRHKLTHNDKLPYRKSLCQVELENFNKLFIHQGDNVSYSASQQCQTLGFQKYKVSESGQMSEIKVKAESEDFILGAPCRNREPCLSSTLLESEQSQHSHYCSYSGRAERNDGLLYQCSVCSKSFRSPSKLERHYLIHAGQKPFECSVCGKTFRQAPHWKRHQLTHFKE, from the coding sequence ATGATGgctgaaaacaattttaaaatgctaaagaTTCAGCAATGTGTAGCAGCCAATAAGCTACCTAGAAACAGGCCATATATATGCAATATTTGCTTCAAGCATTTTGAAACACCATCAAAATTAGCTAGGCATTATCTCATTCACACTGGTCAGAAGCCATTTGAATGTGATGTGTGTCATAAAACCTTTAGGCAACTAGTTCACCTGGAAAGACATCAACTAACTCATAATCTGCCTTTTAAATGTAGTATTTGTCAACGCCACTTTAAGAATCTGAAGACATTTGTGAAGCACCAACAGCTTCACGATGAAACGTACCAGAATGATGTTAAACAGGTCAGAAGATTGTTGGAGGCCAAGCAAGAAAAGCCAGTGTATGGAATGTATCATACTTTTACCCCAGAGGAGAGATGGGCATTACACCCATGCTCCAAGTCTGATCCTACATACAgctcttcaaagaaaaaaaaggatattcATGCATGTACAATCTGTGGCAAGATGTTTCCATCACAATCAAAACTTGATAGGCATGCTCTAATTCATACTGGTCAGAGGCCTTTTAAATGTGTCCTGTGCAGTAAGTCTTTTCGACAGTCAACTCACTTAAAAATCCACCAACTCACACATTCAGAAGAAAGACCTTTTCAGTGTTGTTTTTGTCAAAAAGGATTTAAGATTCAAAGCAAACTTCTGAAGCATAAACAAATCCATACCAGGAATAAGacttttcagactctttcattAAAGGTGAAGAGTTCAGAATCATGCTCCCTGCCTAATAAATTAAATGCAAAGCAGGATGGCTTTGAAAATGGTAATATAGGTGAATCTGAAGAGAATAATCAACTTGATGTCCACTCTGTTTATATTGTCCCTTTTCAATGTCCCGAGTGTGAAGAATGTTTTGAATCAGAGCAGATTCTCAATGGACACAAGTGTTTTCCTGCCAGAAGTGGCAAAATTCCAAGCAAGCTCAAAAGCAGCTACAACTATAAAACCATTGTTAAAAAAATCTTGGCTAAGCTTAAACGTGCTGGGGGTAAGAAATTAGATAATTTTCGATCtgataaagtatttaaaaacactCTCATGAAAAATCGTGATCTTATTTCTGGTGAGCAGAGGCCTGAACAAACCCAGAGAACATGTCTGAGTTCTCTTGGCAAGCATGGAACATATAAGACagttggcaataaaaagaaaacattgactttgccattttcttggcaaaagcaCTGCCAGAGCCAAAATATGGGGAAAAATGTAAAAGGTATTCTCACACCAGAAAACATGTTAACTATGGATAATCCTGTGCATAAAAAAGACATATCTATCTATGGTTCATCAGGTGAGGAATTCTTTGAAAACTGTCAAGTGCTCCAATGTGGCTTTTCAGTTCCAAGTGGAAACATACATACTGGACATAAGACGTGTCCTTGTGACAAATGTGAGAAAgtgtttccttctgtttctaaACTACAAAGACACTATTTAATTCATACTGGACAGAGGCCTTTCAGCTGTAATGTTTGTGGGAAATCTTTTAGACAGTCAGCTCACTTGAAAAGACACAAACTAACTCATAATGATAAGCTTCCCTATAGAAAATCTCTTTGCCAAGTAGAATTGGAAAATTTTAACAAACTTTTCATTCACCAGGGTGATAATGTTAGCTACAGTGCTTCCCAACAATGTCAGACTCTTGGTTTTCAAAAATACAAGGTCTCAGAGTCAGGTCAAATGTCAGAAATAAAAGTTAAGGCAGAATCAGAGGATTTCATTCTTGGTGCCCCCTGTAGGAACAGAGAGCCCTGTCTCTCTAGCACACTTCTGGAATCAGAGCAGAGCCAACATAGTCATTATTGTAGTTATTCAGGGCGTGCCGAGAGGAATGATGGCCTTCTTTACCAATGCAGTGTTTGTTCTAAAAGTTTTAGATCCCCATCTAAACTGGAAAGACACTATCTAATTCATGCAGGGCAGAAACCATTTGAATGCTCAGTTTGTGGCAAAACATTCAGACAGGCTCCTCACTGGAAGAGACATCAACTTACTCACTTTAAGGAATGA